From a single Bryobacter aggregatus MPL3 genomic region:
- a CDS encoding ThuA domain-containing protein, translating into MKDLNRILLLLLACAGGLLQGQVPGGPRVPGQNPNGMRVYLWTGLKTHSAGQHDYPQFLADWSKLLTERGAVVNGALHPPHREDLEKTDVVVIYKGDVGFLTDTDKATLDAFVQRGGGLVSLHDALCGPDPVAFSKLTGGAKKHGEVNYTLEAPVPYTVTDKAHPIMKDMSNLTLLDEAFFNLTWASDPGIHVLATAEIAGTPSAGDHRGEKVPQIWTYEHPAAGGQTARAFVWMQGHNYANFSNYQIQRTLLRGIAWAAKKPVDELVDYVAPPRPVRPPATAQSRGGQ; encoded by the coding sequence ATGAAGGATCTGAATCGTATTTTGTTGCTGCTGTTGGCCTGTGCAGGGGGCCTTTTGCAAGGGCAGGTGCCAGGGGGACCGCGAGTGCCTGGGCAGAACCCGAATGGCATGCGCGTGTATCTCTGGACCGGGTTGAAGACTCATAGTGCCGGGCAACATGATTACCCGCAGTTTCTGGCCGATTGGAGCAAGCTCTTAACGGAACGCGGCGCCGTGGTGAACGGGGCACTGCATCCTCCCCATCGCGAGGATCTGGAGAAGACCGATGTCGTTGTGATTTACAAGGGTGATGTGGGCTTTTTGACCGATACCGACAAGGCTACGCTCGACGCTTTTGTGCAGCGTGGCGGTGGGCTGGTGAGTCTGCATGACGCTCTTTGCGGACCTGATCCTGTCGCCTTTTCCAAGCTGACCGGCGGGGCTAAGAAGCATGGCGAAGTGAACTATACACTCGAAGCTCCAGTTCCTTACACCGTGACGGATAAGGCGCATCCGATCATGAAAGACATGTCCAATTTGACCCTGTTGGACGAGGCTTTTTTCAATCTGACCTGGGCCTCTGATCCGGGAATCCATGTGTTGGCGACTGCGGAGATTGCCGGAACGCCCAGCGCGGGGGATCATCGCGGTGAAAAAGTCCCTCAAATTTGGACCTATGAACATCCTGCCGCAGGCGGCCAAACTGCGCGCGCTTTTGTTTGGATGCAGGGCCACAACTACGCGAATTTCTCAAACTACCAGATCCAGCGGACGCTGCTTCGTGGCATTGCATGGGCAGCGAAGAAGCCAGTGGACGAGTTGGTGGATTATGTCGCTCCTCCACGTCCTGTGCGGCCCCCGGCAACTGCGCAATCTCGAGGCGGGCAATAG
- a CDS encoding serine hydrolase domain-containing protein — protein sequence MRFDRLVAVLLLACLGLSAAVPEGKADELGFSKERLTRIHQTIQQHIDSKQIAGAVTLVARKGKIANFEAHGAFDLESNKPMAKNSVFRIWSMSKPVAGVAILMLLEEGKLRLNDPVSKFIPEFKNMKVKSSIALTREINVQDLLTHVSGLGSDPATSVQGAISLRQGEEGLNTYIPKFGATPLAFQPGSQWAYSPLMAFDTLGRIVEVASGLDFNQFLKTRLFEPLGMKDTFFHPGDQGWPRVVTAYHRKDNQLEKTANPNWIASKTYFSGAGGLMSTAEDYLQFAEMLLEGGKLNGKRILSPKTVDLMASVFVPDTLPGRAPGRGFGLSVQVVSDPVAAGMRVSKGSYGWDGAYGTHFWIDPVEKIVGILMIQTDNPNRQLDRDFENAVMQAIVD from the coding sequence ATGCGTTTCGATCGTCTTGTTGCTGTACTTCTGCTGGCCTGTCTGGGCCTGTCTGCCGCCGTGCCCGAGGGCAAGGCCGATGAGCTTGGCTTCTCCAAAGAGCGGCTCACCCGCATCCACCAAACCATCCAGCAGCACATCGATTCGAAACAGATCGCGGGCGCCGTCACACTGGTGGCCCGCAAGGGCAAGATCGCGAACTTTGAAGCTCACGGCGCTTTTGACCTTGAGTCCAACAAGCCGATGGCGAAGAATTCCGTCTTCCGCATCTGGTCGATGTCCAAGCCCGTAGCCGGCGTCGCCATTCTGATGCTCCTCGAAGAGGGCAAGCTCCGCCTCAACGATCCAGTCTCGAAGTTCATCCCCGAGTTCAAAAACATGAAGGTGAAGAGCAGCATTGCCTTGACCCGTGAGATCAACGTGCAGGACCTGCTCACCCACGTTTCGGGACTCGGAAGCGATCCAGCCACCAGCGTCCAGGGCGCAATCAGTCTTCGCCAAGGCGAAGAGGGCCTCAACACCTACATTCCGAAGTTCGGCGCGACGCCGCTCGCCTTTCAGCCCGGTTCCCAATGGGCTTACAGTCCCCTGATGGCCTTCGACACTCTCGGCCGCATCGTCGAAGTTGCTTCGGGTCTCGACTTCAATCAGTTCCTCAAGACCCGCCTCTTTGAGCCGCTCGGCATGAAGGACACCTTCTTCCATCCCGGCGATCAGGGCTGGCCGCGCGTCGTCACCGCCTATCACCGCAAGGACAACCAACTCGAGAAGACTGCCAACCCGAACTGGATCGCCAGCAAGACTTACTTCTCCGGCGCCGGCGGCCTGATGTCCACCGCCGAAGACTATCTGCAATTCGCCGAAATGTTGCTCGAAGGGGGCAAGCTCAACGGCAAGCGAATCCTCAGCCCCAAGACCGTCGATCTGATGGCCTCGGTCTTTGTGCCCGACACGCTGCCAGGCCGCGCGCCGGGCCGCGGCTTCGGCCTGAGCGTGCAAGTGGTCAGCGATCCGGTGGCTGCCGGAATGCGCGTCTCAAAAGGCAGCTACGGTTGGGACGGAGCCTACGGGACTCACTTCTGGATCGACCCGGTAGAGAAGATCGTCGGCATCCTCATGATCCAGACCGACAACCCGAATCGCCAACTGGATCGCGACTTTGAAAATGCCGTGATGCAGGCAATCGTCGATTAA
- a CDS encoding PadR family transcriptional regulator — protein MDEPNTDLIQGTLDMLILKTLSLEPMHGFGISRRIEQISRGVFKMNPGSLLTALQRLERSGWLDAEWVVTENARRAKLYSLTRAGKKQLEIETADWSRRAGAIARLLKAEA, from the coding sequence ATGGATGAACCAAACACCGACCTGATTCAGGGCACTCTCGACATGTTGATTCTCAAGACGCTTAGTCTCGAGCCGATGCATGGCTTTGGTATTTCCCGCCGCATTGAGCAGATCTCGCGTGGTGTCTTCAAGATGAATCCCGGCTCACTGTTGACCGCGTTGCAGCGCCTGGAGCGCAGTGGCTGGCTGGATGCGGAGTGGGTAGTTACAGAGAATGCCCGGCGCGCCAAGCTCTACAGCCTGACGCGGGCAGGGAAGAAGCAACTGGAAATTGAGACTGCCGATTGGTCGCGCCGTGCTGGGGCGATCGCCAGGTTACTGAAGGCTGAGGCATAA
- a CDS encoding enoyl-CoA hydratase/isomerase family protein has product MERLVTSERIGSTAILTIMNPPVNALSRETAAALHLAWQQADEDDAVTRIVITGSGKMFVAGADLREIERITQHEIPPDLSYLNQLLNAIERGHTLVVMAMNGGALGIGLELAMAGHYRVLRAGSQVGLPEVNLGLIPGAGGTQRLPRLAGVGPALRMCLTGKSISAEEALELGIVDRVVEEDVVAAALEVTQGRRTDQLPCQGNLRVVEAILAAVRAGTFEAGLAEEARLFREALVDQEAKEKVAAFFASRKK; this is encoded by the coding sequence ATGGAGCGCCTTGTCACGAGTGAGCGGATTGGTTCTACCGCCATCCTTACTATCATGAACCCACCGGTGAATGCTTTGTCGCGAGAGACGGCGGCAGCCCTGCATCTGGCATGGCAGCAAGCCGACGAAGACGATGCTGTAACGCGGATCGTCATCACCGGATCGGGCAAAATGTTCGTCGCAGGCGCAGATCTGCGGGAGATCGAAAGAATCACTCAACACGAGATTCCACCCGATCTCAGCTATCTCAATCAACTGCTCAATGCGATCGAGCGGGGCCATACGCTCGTCGTCATGGCGATGAATGGCGGAGCGCTGGGCATCGGACTGGAACTCGCGATGGCGGGGCATTACCGCGTGCTGCGCGCCGGAAGCCAGGTGGGCCTGCCGGAAGTGAACCTGGGGCTGATTCCAGGCGCGGGCGGCACCCAACGCTTACCACGGCTGGCCGGTGTCGGGCCGGCACTGCGAATGTGCCTGACGGGCAAGAGCATCAGTGCGGAAGAGGCGCTGGAGCTTGGAATTGTCGATCGCGTTGTCGAAGAAGATGTAGTTGCCGCAGCACTTGAAGTCACCCAGGGCCGGCGCACCGATCAACTGCCCTGCCAAGGGAATCTCCGCGTGGTGGAAGCAATCCTCGCCGCTGTGCGGGCCGGGACATTCGAAGCGGGTCTCGCCGAAGAAGCACGGCTGTTTCGCGAAGCGCTGGTAGATCAGGAGGCGAAGGAAAAAGTAGCGGCCTTCTTCGCCTCCCGTAAGAAATAA
- a CDS encoding ABC transporter permease, with protein sequence MLLWRQILRGLQRLANRRPADRDIADEVESFLEQATAAHLAKGLSLEEARRAAHLEMGNVTVAREQIASYGWENAIETLFSDLRFAVRRLCASPGFSAVSILTLALGIGASTAIFSVMQGVLWKPLPYRHSEQLIVLRHTAPGIKIEDLNMAASLYFTYGEESRTFQDVSMWLSDTVSVTGVGEAEEVPALSVTDRFLPALTIAPALGRSFHATDGNPARERVVMLSDGYWRSRFGGDRAVLGRRILLDGQAHEVVGVLPPSFQFLDRHVSLLRPLRFLRANVGLISFCCQGLARLKPGQSLADANTDVAHMLQLAPQKFPMNAGFSKDTFQAARIAPRVVLLKDAWIGDIGNTLWVLMGTVGIVLLIAGANVVNLLLVRADARRQELAVRAALGASWPRLARELLLENLVLALSGGALGLGLAAAALQLLAASAFTRLPRIQEIAIDPLVLTFTLCISLLVGLLFALILVVKYGRPEVGSALRSEGRSLSLTKERHRARNTLVVVQVALTVVLLVASGLMIRSFQALRRVEPGFSGAQQVESLRISIPEQQVPDPERAIRMEEAILRNIEKIDAVSGVAIANHLPMEGGSNDPVYAETKTEGLPPIRRYKFISPGYFAVTGARLLAGRDLRWTEIYQKSPVAIVSENLARETWGDARAAIGKRIRSTTKDDWREVIGVVADLHDNGVAQKAPGIVYWPLLQQNFEASPVSAVRSIAIVVRSPRAGSEALRQQLQHAVAAVNPLLPLADIKTLETVYNRSLSRTSFTLVLLAIAGGMGLFLGVIGLYGVIAYAVSQRTREIGIRLSLGAPVQSLAGMFVWYGLRLSGIGAACGLAAALGLTRMMQSLLYEVSPADPLTYVVVSASLILVASLASYLPARKVARVDPVAALRS encoded by the coding sequence ATGCTGCTCTGGCGCCAGATTCTGCGAGGGCTGCAACGGTTGGCGAATCGCCGTCCTGCCGACCGGGATATCGCTGATGAGGTGGAAAGTTTTCTTGAGCAGGCGACTGCGGCTCATCTGGCGAAAGGACTCTCTCTTGAAGAGGCGCGTCGCGCTGCGCATCTCGAAATGGGCAACGTGACGGTGGCTCGCGAACAAATCGCTTCCTATGGTTGGGAGAACGCGATCGAGACGCTGTTCTCTGATCTGCGTTTTGCCGTGCGCCGTTTGTGCGCGAGCCCGGGCTTTTCCGCAGTGAGCATTTTGACGCTGGCGCTGGGCATTGGCGCGAGTACGGCGATCTTCAGTGTGATGCAGGGTGTTCTTTGGAAGCCGCTGCCCTATCGCCATTCCGAGCAGTTGATCGTGTTACGGCATACCGCGCCGGGAATCAAAATCGAAGACTTGAACATGGCGGCCTCACTGTATTTCACTTACGGCGAAGAGAGCCGGACCTTTCAGGATGTGTCGATGTGGTTGAGCGATACGGTGAGTGTTACCGGTGTTGGAGAAGCGGAGGAAGTGCCGGCGCTGTCGGTGACGGATCGTTTTCTGCCGGCGCTGACGATCGCTCCTGCGTTGGGTCGCTCCTTTCACGCCACGGACGGCAATCCTGCCAGGGAGCGTGTGGTGATGCTCTCCGATGGCTATTGGCGGTCTCGCTTTGGTGGAGATCGTGCGGTGCTGGGCCGCCGGATTCTGCTGGATGGGCAGGCGCATGAGGTGGTGGGTGTGTTGCCGCCCTCCTTTCAGTTTCTGGATCGCCATGTCTCGCTGCTGCGGCCACTCCGCTTTCTTCGAGCGAATGTAGGCCTGATCAGTTTTTGTTGCCAAGGTCTGGCGAGGCTCAAGCCGGGCCAAAGTCTCGCCGATGCGAACACGGATGTTGCGCATATGCTGCAGCTTGCGCCGCAAAAATTTCCGATGAATGCCGGTTTCAGCAAGGACACCTTTCAAGCGGCGCGCATCGCTCCGCGCGTTGTGCTGCTGAAGGATGCCTGGATTGGCGACATTGGAAACACGCTCTGGGTTCTGATGGGCACTGTCGGGATTGTCTTGCTGATTGCGGGAGCCAATGTGGTGAACTTGCTGCTGGTGCGCGCCGATGCGCGCCGTCAGGAGCTTGCCGTGCGGGCCGCACTGGGCGCTTCCTGGCCGCGCCTGGCGCGGGAACTGCTGCTTGAGAACTTAGTCCTTGCGCTAAGTGGTGGGGCTCTTGGTCTGGGGCTGGCCGCTGCTGCCTTGCAGTTGCTGGCCGCGTCGGCATTCACCAGGCTGCCTCGCATTCAGGAGATCGCGATCGATCCGCTTGTTCTGACTTTCACCCTCTGCATTTCTCTCCTCGTGGGCCTGCTTTTCGCGCTGATTCTTGTTGTCAAGTATGGCCGGCCTGAAGTCGGCAGCGCGTTGCGCAGCGAAGGCCGCTCGCTGAGCCTGACCAAGGAGCGGCATCGCGCGCGCAACACATTGGTGGTGGTACAGGTGGCGCTGACGGTGGTGCTCCTTGTCGCTTCTGGATTGATGATCCGCAGCTTTCAGGCGCTGCGCCGCGTCGAGCCCGGTTTCTCCGGTGCACAACAGGTGGAGAGCTTGCGCATCTCGATTCCCGAGCAACAGGTGCCCGATCCGGAGCGTGCGATTCGCATGGAAGAGGCGATTCTGCGCAACATCGAGAAGATCGATGCTGTGTCCGGTGTGGCGATTGCCAATCACCTGCCGATGGAGGGAGGCTCGAATGATCCTGTCTATGCCGAGACGAAGACGGAGGGGCTTCCGCCGATTCGCCGCTATAAGTTCATCTCACCGGGATACTTTGCAGTGACCGGTGCGCGCTTGCTAGCGGGCCGCGATCTGCGTTGGACGGAGATCTATCAGAAGTCGCCGGTCGCCATTGTGTCGGAGAATCTGGCCCGTGAAACTTGGGGCGATGCACGCGCGGCGATTGGCAAGCGCATTCGTTCGACAACGAAGGACGATTGGCGGGAAGTGATCGGAGTGGTGGCGGACCTGCACGATAACGGTGTGGCGCAGAAGGCTCCCGGTATTGTGTACTGGCCCTTGTTGCAGCAGAATTTTGAAGCCTCTCCGGTCTCTGCCGTCCGTAGCATTGCGATCGTTGTCCGCAGTCCACGTGCCGGATCGGAGGCGCTGCGGCAACAACTGCAACATGCTGTTGCCGCGGTGAACCCGCTGTTGCCTCTTGCCGATATCAAGACTCTTGAGACGGTATACAACCGCTCGCTTTCTCGCACTTCGTTCACTCTTGTGCTGCTGGCGATTGCGGGTGGCATGGGCTTGTTTCTGGGAGTGATCGGTCTCTACGGTGTCATCGCTTATGCGGTTTCGCAGCGGACCCGGGAGATCGGAATCCGCCTGTCGCTGGGTGCGCCTGTGCAAAGTCTGGCTGGAATGTTTGTCTGGTATGGCTTGCGATTGTCCGGCATTGGCGCGGCTTGTGGATTGGCTGCTGCGCTGGGGCTGACGCGTATGATGCAGTCGCTGCTTTATGAGGTGAGCCCGGCCGATCCGTTGACCTATGTGGTGGTGTCAGCCAGTCTGATTCTGGTGGCATCGCTGGCGAGCTACTTGCCTGCGAGAAAGGTGGCGAGAGTGGATCCGGTGGCTGCGTTGCGCAGCTAG